In Candidatus Aramenus sp. CH1, one DNA window encodes the following:
- a CDS encoding cytosine permease gives MERETKKEASPFDAVITNKDVLPVPQSLKKWGAWDFSMVWLVMSVGVLTWEYPWFGIFLGLPWGVAVLMEFLGNVITLVPMIIQSHAGAKYGIAEPQVTRTRWGIWGAQFPSIVRAIIGTGWWGIQIFVLTEIVAGMYLYLTGRLDSVVLPLLKSGSANSYTISLADPSLFWTVFVIAVVAELALLYFSPIRKGQEALRKFSLVVAPLAVASLTAIFLYEGISHGWYLGSLPPAFGPFSWVSALSFLAANTANWLTMAISMPDLVRFAKSQRSQIYGQLALPISYAVFGVMGVMGTMFAYSSLHSTVIDPVLLSLLTLPAPLLAFVLVSLLLETFGVNTLANLLPPGYDLSNIYPKKLSWFKGVLIATVLGLAIGAWSFLGSAYSFVTNWLLAYGTALGIIVGINVADYAIIRRFSLNVEAVFVRKSEYWYWKGFNPAAFVTFAVLAVILYSPDLGIKVGPLEVLAEVGPVSGLFAIPLYLILMRTLGYWRRGKRGK, from the coding sequence ATGGAAAGGGAAACTAAGAAGGAGGCAAGTCCATTTGACGCGGTAATAACAAACAAAGACGTATTGCCAGTCCCACAGTCCCTCAAGAAGTGGGGGGCTTGGGACTTCTCTATGGTGTGGCTAGTGATGAGCGTAGGCGTTCTTACGTGGGAATACCCCTGGTTTGGGATATTTCTAGGACTTCCTTGGGGAGTAGCGGTATTAATGGAGTTCTTGGGAAACGTGATTACCCTAGTGCCAATGATCATACAGTCCCACGCTGGGGCAAAGTACGGAATAGCTGAGCCACAGGTTACTAGGACTAGGTGGGGCATTTGGGGGGCTCAGTTCCCCTCCATAGTGAGGGCAATAATAGGGACTGGATGGTGGGGGATACAGATCTTCGTGCTCACTGAGATAGTTGCCGGGATGTACTTGTACTTGACTGGTAGACTCGACAGCGTAGTCCTGCCCCTCCTTAAGTCGGGCTCCGCCAACTCTTACACTATCTCCCTAGCAGACCCATCGCTCTTCTGGACAGTGTTCGTCATAGCCGTGGTGGCCGAGCTTGCCCTTCTTTACTTCTCCCCAATAAGAAAGGGGCAGGAGGCACTGAGGAAGTTCAGCCTAGTCGTGGCCCCGTTAGCTGTTGCCTCTCTGACTGCCATATTCCTTTACGAGGGGATCAGCCACGGCTGGTACTTGGGTTCCTTGCCGCCAGCCTTCGGCCCCTTCTCTTGGGTCTCCGCCCTATCCTTCCTCGCTGCAAACACTGCCAATTGGCTTACCATGGCCATAAGCATGCCTGACCTAGTTAGATTCGCCAAGTCCCAGCGCTCCCAAATATACGGACAGCTTGCCCTTCCAATTTCCTATGCAGTTTTTGGTGTCATGGGCGTAATGGGTACCATGTTCGCCTACTCCTCCCTCCACTCCACGGTCATAGACCCAGTCCTCCTGTCCTTACTCACCTTGCCTGCTCCGCTCTTGGCCTTCGTGCTGGTGTCGCTCTTGCTGGAGACCTTTGGAGTGAACACTCTGGCCAACCTACTCCCTCCAGGGTACGATTTGTCCAACATTTACCCAAAGAAGCTCTCCTGGTTCAAGGGCGTGCTCATAGCCACTGTGCTGGGACTGGCCATAGGAGCGTGGAGCTTCCTGGGCTCGGCGTACAGCTTCGTAACCAACTGGTTGTTGGCCTATGGTACCGCCCTAGGAATAATAGTCGGCATAAACGTTGCGGACTACGCTATCATAAGGAGGTTCTCCCTTAACGTTGAGGCTGTCTTCGTCAGAAAGTCTGAGTACTGGTACTGGAAGGGGTTTAACCCAGCCGCGTTCGTGACATTTGCAGTACTTGCAGTAATCTTGTACTCCCCAGACTTAGGGATAAAAGTTGGCCCACTGGAGGTGTTAGCAGAGGTGGGCCCAGTGTCGGGGCTATTCGCTATACCACTTTACTTGATCTTAATGAGGACTCTTGGATACTGGAGGCGGGGGAAAAGGGGAAAATGA